A window of Macrococcus sp. 19Msa1099 genomic DNA:
CACATCTATGAACTGAGAGCATTCGACGATAAAACAGCATATGAGACAGCGATACTGGAACAGCTAAAGCGTGATGGTGTGGAATGGGTCATTCTTGCCGGTTATATGAAGCTTGTTGGCAAGACGTTACTTGATGCATATGAAGGAAAGATGATCAACATCCATCCATCGATATTACCGAGCTTTCCTGGTGTTAACGCTGTCGGACAGGCGCTGGATTATGGCTGCCGTGTCAGTGGCGCTACTGTCCATTACGTTGATAGCGGTATGGATACAGGTAAGATCATCGACCAGATGAGCTGTCCGATCTACGAAGAAGATACAGAGGAGACGTTGCAATTACGTATTCAGAATCTAGAGTACGAACTCTATCCACGCGTCATCAAGAAAATTATTCGATAAGGAGTCTACTTATGAGAAAAGCATTACTAAGTGTGTCAGATAAAACGGGGATCATTCCATTTGCACAGCAGTTAACAGAACTTAACTTTGAACTTTATTCAACTGGTGGTACGAAAAAGGCATTAGAAGACAATAATATTGCGGTAAAGTCAGTCAGTGAACTAACAAACTTTCCTGAAATTATGGACGGACGTGTGAAGACATTACACCCGAACATTCACGGTGGGATATTAGCGGACCGCAGCAACCCTGAGCACATAAAAGCAATGGAGACTCACGGTATTCAGCCGTTAGATTTAGTGGTCGTGAATCTCTATCCATTTGAAGCGACAGTTGCAAATCCAGACGTTACTGAAATGGATGCCATCGAGAATATCGATATCGGTGGGCCGACAATGTTACGTTCATCAGCAAAGAACTTCAAGCATGTCATCACTGTTGTAGACCCGGCAGATTACGAGGAAGTCATCGAAAAATTAAAAGCCGATACTTTAGACGAGACATTCCGTAAACAGCTGATGATCAAGGTGTTCACACACACAAATAAATACGATGCAGCAATTGTTAACTTCTTCAGCGATAATACATCAACGCTGCGTTACGGTGAAAACCCGCATCAGAAGGCGCGTTTCATCAGGACAGATACAAAACCGAACACTTTAGCTGGTGCACGCATTCTGCACGGCAAGCCGCTGAGCTTTAACAATATTAAAGATGCAGATGCAACACTGTTCTTAGTGAAGCAGTTTGATATGCCTGCTGCAGTTGCTGTGAAGCATATGAATCCTTGTGGTGTCGGAACAGGCGAAGTCGTCAGCGAAGCATTCCAGAATGCATATGATGCTGACAGCCAGAGTATCTTCGGAGGAATCGTCGCATTAAACCGTGAAGTGGATAAAGCAACTGCTGAAAAGATGCACGCCATCTTCCTGGAAGTAATCATCGCGCCGAAGTTCAGCGACGAGGCACTTGAAATATTGACGGCGAAGAAAAACATTCGACTGCTTGAAATTGATATGGATACAGATAAAGATGAAGAAGAGTTCGTATCTGTTTCTGGGGGCTATCTCGTTCAGGATAAAGATCTGCTGAACGTAACGCGTAATGATATGCGTGTCGTAACAGAGACAGAACCGACAGAAGCACAATGGAAAGCAATTGAACTTGGCTGGAAAGTCGTTAAAAGCGTGAAGAGTAACGCCATCGTCCTTGCAAACGATAAGCAGACAGTCGGAATCGGTGCGGGGCAGATGAATCGTGTCGGTGCAGCGAAGATTGCCATCGAACGTGCCATTGAAATGAACGATGATGTCATCCTTGCAAGTGATGGCTTCTTCCCGATGTCTGATACGGTGGAAACTGCGTATG
This region includes:
- the purN gene encoding phosphoribosylglycinamide formyltransferase, whose amino-acid sequence is MIKVAIFASGNGSNYEKIMEHIQAGFLDYIEVTGLYTDKRSAFAIERARRFDTPVHIYELRAFDDKTAYETAILEQLKRDGVEWVILAGYMKLVGKTLLDAYEGKMINIHPSILPSFPGVNAVGQALDYGCRVSGATVHYVDSGMDTGKIIDQMSCPIYEEDTEETLQLRIQNLEYELYPRVIKKIIR
- the purH gene encoding bifunctional phosphoribosylaminoimidazolecarboxamide formyltransferase/IMP cyclohydrolase, whose protein sequence is MRKALLSVSDKTGIIPFAQQLTELNFELYSTGGTKKALEDNNIAVKSVSELTNFPEIMDGRVKTLHPNIHGGILADRSNPEHIKAMETHGIQPLDLVVVNLYPFEATVANPDVTEMDAIENIDIGGPTMLRSSAKNFKHVITVVDPADYEEVIEKLKADTLDETFRKQLMIKVFTHTNKYDAAIVNFFSDNTSTLRYGENPHQKARFIRTDTKPNTLAGARILHGKPLSFNNIKDADATLFLVKQFDMPAAVAVKHMNPCGVGTGEVVSEAFQNAYDADSQSIFGGIVALNREVDKATAEKMHAIFLEVIIAPKFSDEALEILTAKKNIRLLEIDMDTDKDEEEFVSVSGGYLVQDKDLLNVTRNDMRVVTETEPTEAQWKAIELGWKVVKSVKSNAIVLANDKQTVGIGAGQMNRVGAAKIAIERAIEMNDDVILASDGFFPMSDTVETAYAAGIKCIVQPGGSIKDQDSIDKANECGIAMVMTDVRHFKH